ttgtgccggcacatgtatttgtttggcaaaaaattgacacccctcacatcgtcgaacgagATCTTATGCATCGGTAatagccgtgggccagtaaaaacctgcccggaaagctttgccgaccagtgtccttgaagccgcatgattgccacatgagccagagtgaatttcagataGTAGCTTCAcgccgtcgtcttggatgatgcacttctacagtatcccttccttagcacttttcctcatcaggctaccgtccaccaacacgtagtgcttacttcggcgaattaatcgttcggttttgattttgtcggcgggtacttcgccgttggagaggtatttgatgaactattccctccaatcggtgacctGCGAAGGTATCGTGAGTACCAATTGCTTGGTAGGGgttacttctacaacttccttgtcttccttaatggatggtgtcaagaggtcctgaacGAAGACCCCCGGCGGAGCCGtggtgcgagaagatcctatcttcgatagctggtcggctatttgattttgatcccgtaccacatgatggtactcgatgccgtagaatttcccttcaatcttcctgatttcggcgtagTAAGCATCCATtttctcactggagcaggaccaatctttattaagttgattgataaccagcatggagtccccgtataccatgaggcgttttacgccgagctcgacggctattcggaggccgtggagacatgcttcgtattttgcggcgttgttggagaccgTGAAGTGTATGCGAAGAACGTATCTGAGTTTATCCCTTGTtggtgtaatgaacagaatgcccgcaccggccccattgatattaagggcgccgttgaagtacatcacccagtgctcggggcaagtggtggcgatgggttcttggattttggtccactcagcgatgaaatcggcgAGCGCCTACGACTTTACGGTCggcctgcttctgaagtcaatggagtaggtgccgagctcaacagcccacttgatgatatgaccattggcctctttatttcagagaatgtctcccagagggaactcagtgaccacggcgatcttataGTATtcaaagtaatgtcggagcttgcgtgaggtgattaaaattgcatataacagcttttgcacctgaggataatgagttttgggctcattaagtacctcgctgatgaaatagaccggacgctgtaccttgtaggcgtgtccagtttcctcacgttcgatgacaatagccgtactgacaactcgagaagtggcggcgatgtaaaccagcagagtttcatctagtCGTGGCACTGTCATGAttagaggttttgttaaaaacaatttgagctgctcaaaagctgtgtctgcctcctccgaccaagaaaaaagctcggaggccttgaggagcttgaagaaaggtagccctttttcaccgaggcgcgagataaatcggcttaacgcagccatgcagcctataagcttctgtatatccatgacacacgtcggccgtttcatgttggtgatggcggagactttgtcagggtttggttcgatgccccgagcgctgacgatgtagccgagcaggataccggatggaactccaaagatgcactttgaagggttcagcttccatcggtatttgcttaggttggagaaagtttcttcaaggtcggtgataagattgtcggtggttctagtcttgacgaccacgtcgtcgatgtaggcttcgatgttgcggccgatctgttggtcgaggcacgtctagatagccctttggtaggtcgcgccggcgttctttagtccgaaggacatagtggtgtagtagtatgcaccgaaaggcgtgatgaacgatgttttaacctggtcttcctccttgagggaaatctgatggtagcctgagtaacagtcgagaaaggagagcaactcgcagccggcggtggagtctacaacctcgtctatccaaggcaaaccgaaggggtctttagggcagtgtttgttaagattagtataatcaacacacattctctattctttattctttttcttaacaagaacaggcttagctaaccaatctggatgatacacttcttttataaatccgatagctaaaagccattttatttctaccctaatagcctcctttttgtccagcgcgaatcggcgaagtttttgcttgattgGCTTAgcagtcggtgagacattcaaggagtgctcgatcttctctcgtggtaccctcggcatatctgtaggtttccaagcaaacacatcggcgttggcacgtaggaaggagacgagcgcgctttcctatttggggtcaaggtgagccccgatTTTCACCGTCTTTGAAGGGTCGTCAAGGccaaggccgatctccttgacttccttggacttggtggaggcccaGGGGGGCTCTGGGATCTCCGTGTCATCAGCAGATgcggtcttggcttcggcgaccacgctagccatctggatggagaggtcggtggcttcggcgagggcgagactttctgtctcgtaggcataggcgacggagaggttggcccgcagagataggactcctgcaggcgaaggcatcttcaacaccagatacgcatagtgcagaatggccatgaacttggtcagagccgaacgccctagtatggcatggtaggcggtgtcgaagtcggcgacataaaagttgatatgctccactctgtagttggttgctgtgccgaactgtactagtagggtaatttccccaagtggtctagatgccctgccaggtaccatgccccagaaggaggagtctgagggcatgaggtctgttgtcctgagtccgagctcttttacgatgtaagggccctcccatggtgaagacagcttgtgaagcccttcggttttttgtttccgacgtaagacgaggtcgccgatcgcgaacgaacgacctttgacgttacggttgtaatacctccgcagacctttgaggtacttggttgtgcgaatgcaagtaatcagacgttcttcctcggcccgatcaatgtcttctgtccgaacagctgcggcttggtcttcatcatagttttctactctaggtgctcggaatgcaatatctgctagaagtatggcctctgagccgtagaccataaaatatggagatacaccggtactgcgactagcttgagtgcgcaatccccagaccacagctggtagttctttgagccatctgcccgggtgcttttcttctttctgatagagccttttcttgagggcgtcgaggatcataccgttagctcgcttgacctgaccgttagctctaggatgagcaacggaaacgtatttaacagagatgcacctatcctcgcagaagtcccaaaaataatggccggtaaaagttgtcccgaggtcagtgatgatgctgttcgggagaccgaatctgtgtatgatgtcttcaaagagcctgactgctttcttagcagtagctgcgatgagtggtttgtactcgatccacttggagaacttatcaatggcgacgtacacgtaccggaaacctcctggcgtaggtttgaaaggcccgatcatatcc
This DNA window, taken from Miscanthus floridulus cultivar M001 chromosome 13, ASM1932011v1, whole genome shotgun sequence, encodes the following:
- the LOC136501971 gene encoding uncharacterized protein — its product is MYFNGALNINGAGAGILFITPTRDKLRYVLRIHFTVSNNAAKYEACLHGLRIAVELGVKRLMVYGDSMLVINQLNKDWSCSSEKMDAYYAEIRKIEGKFYGIEYHHVVRDQNQIADQLSKIGSSRTTAPPGVFVQDLLTPSIKEDKEVVEVTPTKQLVLTIPSQVTDWRE